The stretch of DNA CGGCGATCAGGCCGCGGCCTGTGCCGTCCGTCGAGTACTTGGTGGCGTACCCCCAGTCACCGCCCGGCGGGACGGCGGCGATCCGCTCGGCGGCGGCCACGTCACCCGCCCACAGGTGCACCAGGAACTGCGCGGCGAGGATGTTCGAGCCGAGCCAGGGGTGCTCCCGCTCGTGCACCTCCGCCGCGCGCAGGCTGCGCGAGCCGAGCGCGATCGCCTCGCTGATCCGGCCGGTCTGCGCGAGACCGAAGACGGCCGGCGCCGCCAGGGCCAGCACGCTCGGCGACCGGTAGCCGGCCGCCTTGAGGGCGGCCAGCGACGGCTCGATGCTCTCCGTGAAGCGACCACCGGTGCCGAGACGCACCAGCCGGCGCACGGCGAGCGCGGAGCGCAGCGCGACGTCGTCGTCCTCGCCGAGCTCGTCGAGGAACTGGTCGATCAGGTCCAGCGACTCGTCGGAGTCGTCGTCGTGGAACTGGTGCAGGTCGGCCGTCTGCTCCGCGAGGCGGATCTGCCGCAGGCGGTGGTCGGTGCCGGTGTCGTCCTTCGCCAGCCGCTCGGAGGCCTCGAGCAGGTCTGCTGCGGACCGCTCGGGCGCCCCGACCAGCCGCCACGCCTCCGCCCGCAGCAGCAGCACGTCGACCCGCGGTCCCGGGCCGCCCACCGTCTGGCGCAGCGCGGCGCTGCCCACCTGGACGGCCGCCTCGGGACGGCTGAGCAGGATCGCCGCCCGCATCGCCCGCAGCAGCCGCTCACCGCTCTGGTGCACGTCGCACTCCAGGGCCCAGAGCACCGACCGGAGCAGGGCCGCGGGCGACTCGTGGTCGGACCGGAAGCCGGACCGCGCGGTGCGGACCAGCGCGAACAGCTGCCGACGGCGGTCGTGCGGCACCAGCGCCCGGACCGCGTCGGCGAAGGCGGGCGGGGTCAGCCGCACCGTCGGCGACAGCGGCTGGTCGAGGGCACCCGGGCCCGGGTGCGCCGGGTCGGTGCCCCGCACGACGAGACCGCGGTGCACCAGGTCGTCGAGCACCGTGCCGTCCACCAGTCCGTCGAGGGCCGTCACCGGCACCGGTTCGGCCAGGGCCACCAGCTCCAGCGCGTCCCGCGTCGGGCCGTCCAGGCGCTCCAGGTCCCGGGCGACCGTGTCGAGCACCCGCTGCCCCGGCTCGGCGCCGATGAGCCCGACCCACACGCCGTGCCGCTCCACCAGGGCGCCGCAGACCACCTCGTGCCGCACCAGCTCGCGCACGTAGAACGGGTTGCCCAGGGTGTGCAGCCAGATGCGTCGGCCGGTCTCCCCGGTGACCGGCCCCCCGAGCGCCGTCTCCACCAGCGCCTGCGTCTGTGCGGGGTCGAGCGTGCCCAGGTCGACCCGCTCCGCGATGCCGTCCTTCCACAGCTCCGACCAGGGGGAGGACGGCGTGCCGCGCAGCGTGGCGAGCACGCGCACCTCACCGTCGCGCACCAGCGACGCGAGCGCCTCGGCCGCCGCCGGGTCGAGCAGGTGGGCGTCCTCGACGCGCAGCAGCACCGGTTCCGTCACGTCGTGGTGGACGCGCACCACGTGACCGGCCTGCTGCACGGGACGCTCCACCAGGCGGCCGGACGACCCGTGCCACAGCGTCGTCAGGGCACCGAAGTCGTCATGACCGCCGACGGTGACGACGGCCGGCTCGGGGTGCGCCGCCTGGGCCGGGACCAGCGCCACGGCGGCCGCCTCGTCCGCCGCAGCACGCCGCGCCGCGCTCCACTCGCCGAGGGCCGCGTCGAGGAGGTGCGTCTTGCCGACGCCTGCGCTGCCGACCACCAGCACGCTGCGCGACTCGGCGAGCGCCGCCAGCACGGCCCGCCGAGGTCCGACGCGGTCGACGGAGGGCCAGGGGCGCACCGCCGCGGGGACGGACGCCGGCGAGGACGCCGTTGCGAGGCGGATGCCCGAGGTCGCTCTCTCCGCGAGCTCGCTCATGGGCGTTCCTCGTCTCCGCACGGGGCGGCCATGATCGCGGGGTCCACTTCCCGGACCGTTGGTCCGACCAGGTCTTCGGCCGGATTCGCGGAGGACTTTAGTCCTGACATAGTGCCGATATAGGGCGGTCCAGGAGGTGAAAAGCGTGGGTTCTCCGGGGTGTTGGGCCCAAGATCGGTAGCGATTACGGATGTTGCCCAGTAGGGCCTCTCCCTACGTTCGCGGTTGTCAGCGCCACCGGCACCGCCCTCCTGCCCGAGGATGCGGCGCAGAACAGGGAGACACAGTGCCCACGTACACCGCGCCCGGCGTCTACGTCGAGGAAGTCCCGTCGTCTCAGAAGGTCCTGGCGTCCGCGCCGACGGCCGTCGCGGCCTTCGTCGGGTTCACCGAGCGGGCCCCGCTCGACGACCCGAACGACCCCGAGGGCCTGGCCCCTCGGCTGGTCACCAGCTGGAACCAGTTCGAGCAGCTGTTCGGCGGGTTCGTCGCGGGTGCCGTGCTGCCGCTGTCCGTGTTCGGGTACTTCCAGAACGGCGGCTCGCTGGCCTACATCGTCCGCATCCCGCACTCCACCCCCGCCGGTGAGCCCGCGCAGCTGGCGCTGCCCGCCGCCGACCGCTCGCTGGGCCGCCCGCTGGAGATCACCAGCGTGGAGCCGGACGCGAACGTCTCCGTGGTGGTCGAGACGCAGGACACCGACCCCGACGCCGAGGGCCCCGCGCCGTTCACGCTGACCGTGGTGATCGGCGGCGAGGCCGTGGAGCAGTACCCCGACCTGACGTTCGGCGGCCCGCGCGACGCCGCGACGGTGATCAACAAGACGTCCACGCAGATCAAGGTGGAGCTCAAGCTCGACACCGACGCCGACGTGGCCAGCCAGCTGGAGCTGCTGAAGCCGGGCGTCTACCAGCTGGAGAAGGCCGCGCCCGTGCCGGCCCCCGTCAACGGCCGCAAGTTCGCCGGCTCGGAGGCCGCGCGCAGCGGCATCAACGGCCTGGCGATCGCCGAGGACGTCACCATGGTGATCGTCCCCGACCTGGTCACGGCCGCGACCAAGGCCGACGGCACCCTCGACCTCAACCTGTGGAAGGCCGTGCAGACGGCGCTGATCGCGCACTGCGAGCTGCACCCCAACCGCATGGCGATCCTCGACGCCCCTCCCGGGATGGGCCCGCAGCAGATCAAGGAGTGGCGCAGCGACGTCGCCATGTACGACTCGGCGTTCGCCTCGCTGTACTACCCCTGGATCAAGGTGGACAACCCGATCGGCAGCAACGGCGACGCCGAGGTGCTGATCCCGCCGTCCGGCCACGTCGCCGGCGTCTGGGCCCGCACCGACGACACCCGCGGGGTGTGGAAGGCGCCGGCCAACGACACGATCCGTGGCGTGCTGGACGTCGAGCGGTCGATCACCCAGAACGAGCAGTCGCTGCTCAACCCGATCGGCATCAACTGCATCCGGCCGTTCGGCACCCGCGGCATCCGCATCTGGGGCGCGCGCACGCTGACGTCGGACACCGACTGGCAGTACATCAACGTCCGTCGCCTGTTCAACATGGTCGAGTCCACGATCATGTCCGGCACCCAGTGGGCCGTCTTCGAGCCGAACGACGTCACCCTGTGGGAGGGCGTCACCCGCACGCTCACCGGCTACCTGCACGGGCTGTGGCAGTCCGGCGCCCTGTTCGGCGCCTCGGCCGACCAGGCGTACTTCGTCAAGTGCGACGCGACCACCAACCCGCCCGAGTCGATCGACGCCGGCAAGCTCGTCGTCGAGGTCGGCCTCGCCCCGGTGAAGCCCGCGGAGTTCGTCATCTTCCGCATCAGCCAGAACAAGCAGTCCGCCAACTGACCTGATCCGGTGGGCGGCGGGCGCCCCCACCGGGAAACCGCACCCTGAGCCGAGGAGCCACCATGCCTGACGGGCTGTTCAAGACCGACCCGATCATCTCCCAGAACTTCTTCCTCGAGATCGACGGCGAGGTGGTCACGGCTCTGATGACCGTCGGCGGCCTCGACGTCGAGGTCTCCGTCGCCACCATCCAGCAGGCCGGCAAGGACGGGAAGCAGCAGCTGATCAAGACGCTCGGTGCGACCACCGCAGCGCCCGACCTCACGCTGACCCGGGTCGCCCCCGCCAAGATGGACGGCGACAAGCTCTGGGAGTGGTTCAACAACATCCGTGAGAAGGGCATCCTCAACAGCGACCGGAGCAACAACCGCAAGAACGGCTCCGTGGTGATGTACGACCACACGCACGAGGAGCTCGCGCGGTTCAACTTCTTCAACGGCTGGCCCAGCAAGATCTCCACGGACCAGCTCAGCGTGGACAGCTCGGACGCCGTGAAGGAGACGATCACCCTCACGATCGAGCGGCTCGCACGGGTCAAGTGACCATGCAGACCCGCTACGACTTCACGCTGCCGCGCGGCTACGTCGACGACAAGGGCGAGGTGCACCGCACCGGCACCATGCGGCTGGCGACGGCGCGCGACGAGCTGGAGCCGCTGCGGGACCCGACGATCGACGGTCCGGACGACCCGCGCCTGACGATCGTGGTGCTGGCGCGGGTGGTCGAGCGGCTCGGCACGCTCGAGCTGGTCACCCGGCACGAGATCGAGGGGCTGTTCGCCGCCGACCTCGCGTTCCTCCAGGACTTCTACGGGGTGATCAACTTCGGCAGCCAGGAGGAGTACGAGGAGCTGCTGGCGGCGCAGCGCGACGCCGAGGCGCCGGTGACCATGCCGGTGGTGCTGCCCGAGCAGGCGGCGGCGCCGGTGGTGGCCGCGGGTGCCGGGGCCGTGGGTGCCGGGGTTGCCGCAGGGGGCGACGGCGGCGCGGCCGCGGGGCTGCCCGTCGGGGTGGGGACGTCGGCGACGGTCACCTACGGGCGGCGGTCGGCGATCGAGGAGATCCCGTCCGACGGCCGGTGACCGATGCTGCGCTACCCGGCTGAGGCGCTCTGGCAGGAGATCGCCTACCTCGCCTACCACTTGCACTGGTCGATGGAGGACCTGCTCGACCTCGAGCACCTCG from Cellulomonas sp. NTE-D12 encodes:
- a CDS encoding LuxR C-terminal-related transcriptional regulator — encoded protein: MSELAERATSGIRLATASSPASVPAAVRPWPSVDRVGPRRAVLAALAESRSVLVVGSAGVGKTHLLDAALGEWSAARRAAADEAAAVALVPAQAAHPEPAVVTVGGHDDFGALTTLWHGSSGRLVERPVQQAGHVVRVHHDVTEPVLLRVEDAHLLDPAAAEALASLVRDGEVRVLATLRGTPSSPWSELWKDGIAERVDLGTLDPAQTQALVETALGGPVTGETGRRIWLHTLGNPFYVRELVRHEVVCGALVERHGVWVGLIGAEPGQRVLDTVARDLERLDGPTRDALELVALAEPVPVTALDGLVDGTVLDDLVHRGLVVRGTDPAHPGPGALDQPLSPTVRLTPPAFADAVRALVPHDRRRQLFALVRTARSGFRSDHESPAALLRSVLWALECDVHQSGERLLRAMRAAILLSRPEAAVQVGSAALRQTVGGPGPRVDVLLLRAEAWRLVGAPERSAADLLEASERLAKDDTGTDHRLRQIRLAEQTADLHQFHDDDSDESLDLIDQFLDELGEDDDVALRSALAVRRLVRLGTGGRFTESIEPSLAALKAAGYRSPSVLALAAPAVFGLAQTGRISEAIALGSRSLRAAEVHEREHPWLGSNILAAQFLVHLWAGDVAAAERIAAVPPGGDWGYATKYSTDGTGRGLIAAARGLWSDAMAEHRAAAATLGVLDPYGLTEFAAAAGAVSAAALGDRSTALQLMELARRAPHRASAMVESDLRLMLVDAGLWLQQPTARAEALALARWCAERGLRRTELEALHRVLLAGHLQGTPDPTDAAVLVRLQQVGGLVSGSRAAALVAHAVAVVAGDGELVAVASRDLNARGLWLPSVRPSARLTAREREIAGLAAAGLSSRAIADRLTLSVRTVDSHLSRVFAKLGVTSRAQLRDLRD
- a CDS encoding phage tail sheath subtilisin-like domain-containing protein, producing MPTYTAPGVYVEEVPSSQKVLASAPTAVAAFVGFTERAPLDDPNDPEGLAPRLVTSWNQFEQLFGGFVAGAVLPLSVFGYFQNGGSLAYIVRIPHSTPAGEPAQLALPAADRSLGRPLEITSVEPDANVSVVVETQDTDPDAEGPAPFTLTVVIGGEAVEQYPDLTFGGPRDAATVINKTSTQIKVELKLDTDADVASQLELLKPGVYQLEKAAPVPAPVNGRKFAGSEAARSGINGLAIAEDVTMVIVPDLVTAATKADGTLDLNLWKAVQTALIAHCELHPNRMAILDAPPGMGPQQIKEWRSDVAMYDSAFASLYYPWIKVDNPIGSNGDAEVLIPPSGHVAGVWARTDDTRGVWKAPANDTIRGVLDVERSITQNEQSLLNPIGINCIRPFGTRGIRIWGARTLTSDTDWQYINVRRLFNMVESTIMSGTQWAVFEPNDVTLWEGVTRTLTGYLHGLWQSGALFGASADQAYFVKCDATTNPPESIDAGKLVVEVGLAPVKPAEFVIFRISQNKQSAN
- a CDS encoding phage tail protein, with the protein product MPDGLFKTDPIISQNFFLEIDGEVVTALMTVGGLDVEVSVATIQQAGKDGKQQLIKTLGATTAAPDLTLTRVAPAKMDGDKLWEWFNNIREKGILNSDRSNNRKNGSVVMYDHTHEELARFNFFNGWPSKISTDQLSVDSSDAVKETITLTIERLARVK
- a CDS encoding DUF6760 family protein — translated: MLRYPAEALWQEIAYLAYHLHWSMEDLLDLEHLDRVRMVRAVSALNERAWEAVRDGGGI